Proteins co-encoded in one Bradyrhizobium sp. 170 genomic window:
- the hemW gene encoding radical SAM family heme chaperone HemW has product MASAERHYPKRAAFGVYVHWPFCLSKCPYCDFNSHVRHAPIDEERFVRAFAREIETSAARAPGRTVTSIFLGGGTPSLMQPQTVGAILDSIGKHWRVAGNVEVTLEANPTSVEATRFRGYRTAGVNRVSLGVQALDDASLKALGRLHSAREALDAVAIARTAFDRYSFDLIYARPDQTPQMWADELKLAISEAAEHLSLYQLTIEEGTPFFGLHAAGKLKTPDEAVARALYDVTQEVCAHHGLPAYEISNHARSGAECQHNLVYWRGDEYAGIGPGAHGRLDIDGTRHAIATEKRPEAWLMRVEANGHGVVTDDFLNSEERADEFLLMGLRLAEGIDPKRYAALSGRALDPSRIAVLREEGAIIVDADGRLRVTQAGFPVLDAVVADLAA; this is encoded by the coding sequence TTGGCTAGTGCCGAACGCCATTACCCGAAGCGAGCCGCCTTCGGCGTCTATGTGCACTGGCCGTTCTGCCTGTCGAAGTGCCCGTATTGCGATTTCAACAGCCACGTCCGCCACGCGCCGATCGACGAAGAAAGATTTGTCCGTGCGTTTGCGCGCGAGATCGAGACGTCAGCAGCGCGCGCGCCGGGACGCACCGTCACGTCGATCTTTCTCGGCGGCGGCACGCCCTCGCTGATGCAGCCGCAAACCGTAGGCGCCATCCTGGATTCGATCGGCAAGCATTGGCGCGTCGCCGGCAATGTCGAGGTGACGCTGGAGGCCAATCCGACCAGCGTCGAGGCGACACGGTTTCGCGGCTATCGCACCGCCGGGGTCAACCGTGTCTCGCTCGGCGTGCAGGCGCTGGATGACGCCTCGCTGAAGGCGCTCGGACGATTGCACAGCGCGCGCGAGGCGCTGGACGCGGTCGCGATCGCGCGCACCGCGTTCGACCGTTACTCGTTCGACCTGATCTACGCCCGTCCCGACCAGACGCCGCAGATGTGGGCGGATGAACTGAAGCTCGCGATCTCGGAAGCCGCCGAACATCTCTCGCTCTACCAGCTCACGATCGAGGAAGGCACGCCGTTCTTCGGCCTGCATGCGGCGGGCAAATTGAAAACGCCGGACGAGGCGGTTGCCCGCGCGCTCTACGATGTGACCCAGGAAGTCTGCGCGCATCACGGCTTGCCGGCCTACGAGATTTCCAACCACGCGCGCTCAGGCGCCGAATGCCAGCACAATCTGGTCTACTGGCGCGGCGACGAATATGCGGGCATCGGCCCGGGCGCGCATGGCCGCCTCGACATCGATGGCACGCGACACGCGATCGCGACCGAAAAGCGCCCCGAGGCCTGGCTGATGCGCGTCGAGGCCAACGGCCATGGCGTCGTGACCGACGATTTTCTCAACAGCGAAGAGCGCGCCGATGAATTTTTGCTGATGGGATTGCGGCTCGCCGAGGGCATCGATCCCAAACGCTATGCGGCCTTGTCCGGCCGCGCACTCGACCCGAGCCGGATCGCCGTGCTCCGCGAGGAAGGCGCCATCATCGTCGACGCCGATGGCAGGCTGCGCGTGACGCAGGCTGGATTTCCGGTGCTCGACGCGGTGGTGGCCGACCTCGCGGCGTAG
- a CDS encoding MBL fold metallo-hydrolase translates to MTTNLSRRSLLALGAGLGVNLGASTFLGGSALAKAPKLGTQTPYWHRFVLGDAEVTVVSDGPLPLGDPSGTFTGVPKEEVKKMLSDNFLNPDNVVLEQNSPIVNTGDKLILFDTGMGTSKAFGPTTGRQQKSMTEAGIKASDIDAVVCSHAHIDHIGGLVGADDKPLFPNAQVYIAQSDFDFWTDEGKLGSPLKDFILHARKNLMPVRDRIVFIKDNQEFLPGVTALSAPGHTVGHTIFMVSSKGKSFCFLGDLSHHAVLLLEKPRMEFSYDSDPKQAAASRVKMLEMLAAQKIPVMSYHFAWPGYGHVARNGDGFRYYPEPMNMQL, encoded by the coding sequence ATGACGACGAATCTTTCGCGACGGTCTTTGCTTGCGCTTGGCGCAGGACTCGGTGTGAATCTTGGCGCGTCGACCTTTCTCGGCGGCAGTGCGCTGGCCAAGGCGCCAAAGCTCGGCACGCAGACGCCCTACTGGCACCGCTTCGTCCTCGGCGACGCCGAAGTGACCGTGGTCTCCGACGGCCCGCTGCCGCTCGGCGATCCCTCCGGCACCTTCACCGGCGTGCCGAAGGAAGAAGTGAAGAAGATGCTCTCCGACAACTTCCTCAACCCCGACAATGTCGTGCTCGAACAGAACTCGCCGATCGTGAACACCGGCGACAAGCTGATCCTGTTCGACACCGGCATGGGCACCTCGAAGGCGTTCGGCCCGACCACCGGCCGCCAGCAGAAGAGCATGACCGAAGCTGGCATCAAGGCCTCCGACATCGACGCGGTGGTATGTTCGCACGCCCATATCGATCACATCGGCGGCCTGGTCGGCGCCGACGACAAGCCGCTGTTCCCGAACGCGCAGGTCTACATCGCCCAGAGCGATTTCGATTTCTGGACCGATGAGGGCAAGCTCGGCAGTCCGCTGAAGGATTTCATCCTCCATGCCCGCAAGAACCTGATGCCGGTGCGCGACCGCATCGTGTTCATCAAGGACAACCAGGAATTCTTGCCCGGCGTCACCGCGCTCTCAGCCCCCGGCCACACCGTCGGCCACACCATCTTCATGGTGAGCTCAAAGGGAAAATCCTTCTGCTTCCTCGGCGACCTCTCCCATCATGCGGTGCTGCTGCTGGAGAAGCCGCGGATGGAATTCTCCTATGACTCGGACCCAAAGCAGGCCGCGGCATCGCGGGTGAAGATGCTGGAGATGCTCGCTGCGCAAAAGATCCCGGTGATGTCCTATCACTTCGCCTGGCCGGGCTACGGCCACGTCGCCAGGAACGGCGACGGTTTCAGGTATTATCCCGAGCCGATGAACATGCAGCTCTAA
- the rdgB gene encoding RdgB/HAM1 family non-canonical purine NTP pyrophosphatase, with product MHRRITGALVIATHNPGKLAEMRELLAPHGVEAVSAGDLGLGEPEETGQTFRANAAIKAIAAAQAAQLPAFADDSGLVVDALDGAPGIYSARWAGEGKDFMAAMTRIERLLQERGATTPDKRKAHFVSALCVAWPDGHVEEVEARADGTLVWPPRGTAGFGYDPAFLPDGHVRTFGEMTSIEKHGLPPIGLGLSHRARAFVKLAEICLG from the coding sequence ATGCACCGTCGAATCACCGGCGCCCTCGTGATCGCGACCCACAATCCCGGCAAGCTCGCCGAGATGCGGGAATTGCTGGCGCCGCATGGCGTCGAGGCCGTTTCCGCGGGCGATTTGGGCCTCGGCGAGCCCGAGGAAACCGGCCAGACGTTTCGCGCCAATGCAGCAATCAAGGCAATCGCTGCCGCCCAGGCGGCGCAACTGCCGGCCTTTGCCGACGATTCCGGCCTCGTGGTCGATGCGCTGGACGGCGCACCCGGCATTTACTCGGCGCGCTGGGCCGGTGAGGGCAAGGATTTCATGGCGGCGATGACGCGGATCGAGCGCCTGCTGCAGGAACGCGGCGCGACCACGCCCGACAAGCGAAAGGCGCACTTCGTGTCAGCGCTGTGCGTCGCCTGGCCGGACGGTCATGTCGAAGAGGTCGAGGCCCGCGCCGATGGAACTTTGGTATGGCCGCCCCGCGGCACCGCCGGTTTCGGCTATGATCCGGCGTTCCTGCCCGACGGGCACGTCAGGACCTTTGGCGAGATGACCTCGATAGAGAAACACGGCCTGCCGCCGATCGGCCTCGGCCTGTCGCACCGGGCGCGAGCCTTCGTCAAACTGGCGGAGATCTGTCTTGGCTAG
- a CDS encoding YraN family protein — translation MAKTEGPFPPEAVTKLAAPERVAAFHTGLSAESRAAAFLMAKGYRILAKRFRTPYGEIDLVAKKRNLVAFVEVKARASLDDAAYAVTPRQQARIIDAAQGWLMAHPEHAEFELRFDAILIAPRRLPRHLLAAFDAST, via the coding sequence ATGGCGAAGACTGAAGGCCCGTTCCCACCGGAGGCCGTGACAAAGCTCGCCGCGCCCGAGCGGGTCGCGGCCTTCCACACCGGACTTTCCGCCGAAAGCCGCGCCGCCGCCTTTCTGATGGCCAAAGGCTACCGCATCCTCGCCAAACGCTTTCGCACCCCGTATGGCGAAATCGACCTGGTGGCGAAGAAGCGCAATCTGGTCGCCTTCGTCGAGGTCAAGGCACGGGCCAGCCTCGATGACGCCGCCTACGCGGTGACGCCGCGCCAGCAGGCGCGCATCATCGATGCCGCCCAAGGCTGGCTGATGGCGCATCCCGAGCATGCCGAATTTGAGCTGCGATTCGACGCCATCCTGATTGCGCCGCGGCGTTTGCCACGCCATCTGTTAGCGGCGTTCGACGCCAGCACCTGA
- a CDS encoding penicillin-binding protein activator, with product MVGPLNPKPGSPDARPSGPTRRTAVGLILGAPLLAACSGGPISNPFATPQPEGPAGPQQQPLAVGTGQVKVGLILPLSAAGNAGVAAQSMKNAAEMALSEFQNPNIQLLIKDDGGSPQGAQQVTQQALGEGAEIILGPLFAASVPATAQLTRARGVSVIAFSTDSSVAGRGVYLLSFLPESDVNRIVDYSASIGKKSFAALLPDNAYGNVVEAAFKQAVGRKGRIVAFEKYSVDRSAAARTVAQSLGSADALFIADDGESVVAATDALAAAGANLRNIQLLGTGLWDNPRVYASPALQGGLYAAPDPSGFRAFSGRYRAKYGADPVRTATLAYDAVALVAALSKQGAQRFAPETLTNPSGFAGIDGLFRFRSDGSNERGLAVMKVASGGSTPVAGSPKSFGA from the coding sequence ATGGTAGGCCCGCTCAATCCCAAGCCTGGATCCCCGGATGCTCGGCCGTCAGGACCGACCCGGAGGACCGCGGTCGGACTTATTCTCGGCGCGCCGTTGCTCGCCGCCTGCTCCGGCGGCCCGATTTCGAATCCGTTCGCTACTCCTCAGCCCGAGGGACCCGCAGGTCCGCAACAGCAGCCGCTTGCGGTCGGCACCGGGCAGGTCAAGGTCGGCCTGATCCTGCCGCTCTCGGCCGCCGGCAATGCCGGCGTCGCCGCCCAATCGATGAAGAACGCTGCCGAAATGGCGCTGTCGGAATTCCAGAACCCGAACATCCAGCTTCTGATCAAGGATGACGGCGGCAGCCCGCAAGGCGCCCAGCAGGTCACCCAGCAGGCGCTCGGCGAGGGCGCGGAAATCATTCTGGGCCCGCTGTTCGCGGCCTCGGTGCCGGCAACCGCGCAACTGACGCGCGCGCGCGGCGTTTCGGTGATCGCTTTCTCGACCGATTCCAGCGTCGCCGGACGCGGCGTCTATCTGCTCAGCTTCCTGCCCGAATCCGACGTCAACCGGATCGTCGATTATTCCGCCAGCATCGGAAAGAAATCCTTCGCGGCGCTGTTGCCGGACAATGCCTATGGCAATGTGGTGGAAGCAGCCTTCAAGCAGGCGGTCGGCCGCAAGGGACGCATCGTCGCCTTCGAGAAATATAGCGTCGATCGCTCCGCGGCGGCGCGGACGGTGGCGCAGTCGCTGGGATCGGCGGACGCGCTGTTCATCGCCGACGACGGCGAATCGGTCGTCGCAGCGACGGATGCCTTGGCCGCAGCCGGCGCGAATTTGCGCAACATCCAGTTGCTCGGCACCGGGCTTTGGGACAATCCGCGCGTCTATGCGAGCCCCGCGTTGCAGGGCGGGCTCTATGCCGCGCCGGATCCGTCGGGCTTCCGCGCCTTCTCCGGCCGCTACCGCGCCAAATACGGCGCCGACCCCGTGCGCACCGCAACGCTCGCCTATGACGCGGTCGCGCTCGTCGCCGCGCTATCGAAGCAGGGCGCCCAACGTTTTGCGCCGGAAACCCTGACCAACCCGTCGGGCTTCGCCGGCATCGACGGCCTGTTCCGCTTCCGCTCCGACGGCAGCAACGAGCGCGGGCTTGCGGTGATGAAGGTCGCCAGCGGCGGCAGCACGCCGGTTGCGGGATCGCCGAAGAGTTTTGGGGCGTAG
- the grpE gene encoding nucleotide exchange factor GrpE yields MTDPNRPSDDAVKPAQTGEPVVSKPYIMPDDPEEGSNEALTKELAEARDKMLRTLAEMENLRQRTRREVADSKMYGITGFARDILDIADNLQRALDAIPAEARETADPGIKAFIEGVELTERSLLNTLEKNGVRKFDPSGEKFDPNFQQAMYEVPDPSVPSGTVVQVVQAGFMIGERVLRPALVAVSKGGAKAAPAADVTN; encoded by the coding sequence ATGACCGATCCCAACCGGCCGAGTGATGATGCGGTGAAACCGGCCCAGACCGGCGAGCCCGTGGTCTCAAAACCCTACATCATGCCCGACGATCCCGAGGAAGGATCAAATGAGGCCCTGACCAAGGAACTGGCCGAGGCGCGCGATAAGATGCTGCGCACGCTGGCGGAAATGGAAAACCTGCGCCAGCGCACCAGGCGCGAGGTGGCCGACTCCAAAATGTACGGCATCACCGGTTTCGCGCGCGACATTCTCGATATCGCCGACAATCTGCAGCGCGCGCTCGACGCCATTCCGGCCGAGGCCAGGGAGACCGCCGATCCCGGCATCAAGGCCTTTATCGAGGGCGTTGAACTGACCGAACGCTCGCTGCTCAACACGCTGGAGAAGAACGGCGTCAGGAAGTTCGATCCGTCGGGCGAGAAGTTCGATCCCAACTTCCAGCAGGCGATGTACGAAGTGCCCGACCCGTCCGTGCCGTCGGGGACGGTGGTTCAGGTCGTGCAGGCCGGCTTCATGATCGGCGAGCGCGTGCTGCGCCCGGCGCTGGTCGCCGTCTCCAAGGGCGGTGCGAAGGCCGCGCCGGCGGCCGACGTCACGAACTGA
- the rph gene encoding ribonuclease PH, translating into MRPSRRAPDQLRPVSLERGVVKYAEGSCMVKFGDTHVLVTATLEERLPPWLKGQGRGWVTAEYGMLPRATLERTRREAAAGKQGGRTVEIQRLIGRSLRAAVDLEALGERQITVDCDVIQADGGTRTASITGAWVALADCISWMKSRNMIKANVLRDNVAAISCGIYNGTPVLDLDYAEDSEAETDANFVMTGDGRIIEVQGTAEKTPFSQDEFLALMELARKGVARLVDLQKLAVA; encoded by the coding sequence ATGCGGCCAAGCCGCCGTGCGCCCGATCAGCTGCGCCCCGTGTCGCTGGAACGCGGCGTGGTCAAATATGCCGAAGGTTCCTGCATGGTGAAATTCGGCGACACCCATGTGCTGGTCACGGCCACGCTGGAAGAGCGGCTGCCGCCGTGGCTGAAGGGCCAGGGCCGCGGCTGGGTCACGGCCGAATACGGCATGCTGCCGCGCGCTACCCTGGAGCGCACCCGCCGCGAGGCCGCCGCCGGCAAGCAGGGCGGCCGCACGGTCGAGATTCAGCGGCTGATCGGCCGCAGCTTGCGCGCAGCCGTCGACCTCGAAGCGCTCGGCGAGCGCCAGATCACGGTCGATTGCGACGTGATCCAGGCCGATGGCGGCACGCGCACCGCCTCGATCACCGGCGCCTGGGTGGCGCTGGCGGACTGCATCTCGTGGATGAAGAGCCGCAACATGATCAAGGCCAACGTGCTGCGCGACAATGTCGCCGCGATCTCCTGCGGCATCTATAACGGTACGCCGGTGCTCGACCTCGATTATGCCGAGGATTCCGAGGCCGAGACCGACGCCAATTTCGTCATGACTGGCGACGGCCGCATCATCGAGGTGCAGGGCACCGCCGAGAAGACGCCGTTCTCGCAGGACGAGTTCCTGGCGCTGATGGAACTGGCGCGCAAGGGTGTCGCGCGTCTGGTGGACTTGCAGAAGCTGGCCGTCGCGTAG
- a CDS encoding recombinase family protein: MEAPVQAEAQTRAYSYVRFSTPSQAAGASLQRQSERAAKYALDHGLTLDTELKMTDLGVSAFRGKNARTGALGGFLEAVERGYVERGSYLLIENMDRLSRADIVTAQGLFLQLVGSGINLVTLTTGEAYSAERLQREPEAILFVVLELIRANRESTRKAQLIGDAKARKKKRLAEHGPEGKPYTRQTPAWIIWSEEEKRYTLIKERADIVREMFERMGAGDGLTRIARDLNQRGVPTWGRSGKQKTADHWRTSYIRKVLTSTAPIGTFTPHTTTHDEATRARRDEPMEPVENLFPAAVDADLYWRVNRKLNTKAARGRNARQPPKSIVSGIVFCATCGHAVTRVAKGDYVYLVCSRANMKAEGCEYKAVRYHAVEKALRENARRLVKEAPRGKSTAALEKQIEALQTNANAAEQRTFDLADLAAQERSPAASRRLAEMERQLKDIQKELRSLRAHRDTLTTASVKDRLKAVERALIGNTDVVETNKTLRDAIRRIVLDPQQGHLWVRWHHSDEVQDILCITRHMDWTEMRETTPPMQALFPEQKTT; this comes from the coding sequence ATGGAAGCCCCTGTGCAAGCCGAGGCCCAGACGCGGGCTTATTCCTACGTACGTTTCTCGACACCTTCGCAAGCCGCTGGAGCCAGCCTGCAGCGGCAGAGCGAGAGGGCGGCCAAATACGCCCTTGATCACGGGCTTACGCTGGACACCGAGTTGAAGATGACCGACTTGGGCGTGTCCGCCTTCAGAGGGAAGAATGCGCGCACCGGGGCACTTGGTGGATTTCTGGAGGCCGTTGAGAGGGGCTACGTCGAGAGAGGTAGCTATCTGCTGATCGAGAACATGGACCGTCTCTCACGCGCTGACATCGTCACTGCACAGGGACTGTTCCTTCAGTTGGTTGGAAGCGGCATCAACCTCGTGACACTCACGACTGGTGAAGCCTACTCAGCGGAACGCCTCCAACGTGAACCTGAGGCCATCTTATTCGTCGTGCTGGAGTTGATCAGGGCCAACCGGGAAAGTACGCGCAAAGCGCAGTTGATAGGTGACGCCAAGGCACGGAAGAAGAAGCGACTTGCGGAGCACGGACCCGAAGGCAAGCCGTACACGCGCCAAACGCCCGCGTGGATAATCTGGTCGGAGGAGGAGAAGCGATACACGCTGATCAAGGAGCGAGCGGACATCGTGCGTGAAATGTTCGAGCGCATGGGCGCGGGCGACGGGCTTACGCGCATAGCGCGTGACCTCAATCAGCGCGGTGTTCCGACTTGGGGACGGAGTGGCAAACAGAAGACCGCCGACCACTGGAGAACCAGCTACATCCGCAAGGTCCTCACAAGCACCGCGCCCATCGGCACATTCACGCCGCACACCACTACCCATGACGAAGCCACGAGGGCGCGGCGAGATGAACCCATGGAACCCGTGGAGAACCTGTTTCCTGCTGCGGTGGACGCGGACCTATACTGGAGAGTGAACCGCAAGCTCAACACCAAGGCGGCCCGAGGCCGCAACGCCAGACAACCGCCGAAGTCCATCGTGTCAGGCATCGTGTTCTGCGCGACGTGTGGGCACGCGGTCACAAGGGTGGCGAAGGGAGACTACGTCTACCTCGTGTGTTCACGGGCGAACATGAAGGCCGAAGGATGCGAATACAAGGCCGTTCGGTACCACGCCGTTGAGAAGGCGTTGAGAGAGAACGCGCGCCGCCTCGTCAAAGAAGCACCACGAGGCAAAAGCACTGCTGCGCTGGAGAAACAGATTGAGGCTCTACAGACCAACGCTAATGCGGCCGAACAACGAACATTTGACTTGGCCGACCTTGCCGCACAGGAGAGAAGCCCAGCAGCAAGCCGCAGACTTGCCGAGATGGAACGGCAACTGAAGGACATTCAAAAGGAACTCCGCAGCCTGAGAGCCCACAGGGACACCTTAACCACCGCAAGCGTGAAGGACCGCCTGAAGGCTGTGGAGCGAGCACTCATCGGCAACACGGACGTTGTGGAGACCAACAAGACACTGCGGGACGCCATACGGCGCATCGTGCTTGATCCTCAGCAAGGGCACCTGTGGGTACGTTGGCATCACTCTGATGAGGTGCAGGACATCTTGTGCATCACACGACACATGGACTGGACGGAGATGCGAGAGACGACACCGCCGATGCAGGCGCTGTTCCCTGAACAAAAGACGACTTAG
- the hrcA gene encoding heat-inducible transcriptional repressor HrcA, with amino-acid sequence MAHHDPIGLIAPHAGLAQLNERSRDIFRQIVESYLATGEPVGSRNISRLIAVPLSPASVRNVMSDLEHLGLIYAPHTSAGRLPTELGLRFFVDALMQIGDLTEPERESIQSQLASVGRAQSVEAALGEALTRLSGLTRAAAVVLTAKSNSRLKHIEFVRLEPERALVVLVGEDGQVENRVLALPPGVPSSALTEATNFLNSRIRGRTLAEARLELETALTQSRVELDQLTQKVIAAGIASWSGGDNDDRQLIVRGHANLLEDLHALEDLERVKSLFDDLETKRGVIDLLGRAERAEGVRIFIGSENKLFSLSGSSTIIAPYGDAAGRIVGVLGVIGPTRLNYARVIPTVDYAARIVSRMLGG; translated from the coding sequence GTGGCCCACCACGATCCGATTGGCCTGATCGCGCCGCATGCCGGGCTCGCCCAGCTCAACGAGCGCTCACGCGACATTTTTCGTCAAATCGTCGAGAGCTATCTCGCGACCGGCGAACCCGTCGGCTCGCGCAACATCTCGCGCCTGATCGCGGTGCCGCTGTCGCCGGCCTCGGTCCGCAACGTGATGTCGGACCTCGAGCACCTCGGGCTGATCTATGCGCCACATACCTCGGCCGGGCGGTTGCCGACCGAACTCGGCCTGAGGTTCTTCGTCGATGCGCTAATGCAGATCGGCGACCTCACCGAACCGGAACGGGAATCGATCCAGAGCCAGCTCGCCTCCGTCGGGCGGGCGCAATCGGTCGAGGCGGCGCTCGGCGAGGCGCTGACGCGGCTTTCCGGCCTGACCCGGGCCGCGGCCGTGGTGCTGACAGCCAAATCCAATTCGCGGCTGAAACACATCGAATTCGTCCGGTTGGAGCCGGAGCGTGCACTGGTGGTGCTGGTCGGAGAAGACGGCCAGGTGGAAAACCGCGTGCTGGCGCTGCCGCCCGGCGTTCCCTCGTCGGCGCTGACCGAAGCGACAAATTTCCTCAATTCGCGGATTCGCGGGCGGACGCTTGCGGAAGCGCGGTTAGAGCTCGAAACCGCGCTGACGCAGAGCCGCGTCGAACTCGATCAATTGACGCAGAAGGTGATCGCGGCCGGCATCGCAAGCTGGTCCGGCGGCGACAACGACGACCGGCAATTGATCGTGCGCGGTCACGCCAACCTGCTCGAAGACCTGCACGCGCTGGAGGATCTCGAACGCGTCAAGTCCCTGTTCGACGATCTCGAGACCAAGCGCGGCGTGATCGATCTGTTGGGCCGGGCCGAGCGCGCCGAGGGCGTCCGCATTTTCATCGGATCGGAGAACAAGCTGTTCTCGCTGTCCGGTTCCTCCACCATCATCGCCCCCTATGGCGATGCCGCGGGCCGCATCGTCGGCGTTCTCGGCGTGATCGGGCCGACGCGGCTGAACTATGCAAGGGTGATTCCGACGGTGGATTACGCCGCCCGGATCGTCAGCCGGATGCTGGGCGGCTAA
- the rsmI gene encoding 16S rRNA (cytidine(1402)-2'-O)-methyltransferase, with translation MRAKPSSNYGSDTEPGSANRTFLIGGHTLHAPKPVPALYLVATPIGNLGDITLRALETLAGVDIIACEDTRITRRLTERYAISAELKPYHEHNAAMARPRILEKLAQGASIALVSDAGTPLISDPGFKLVREVCAAGHAVIAVPGASSVLTALSVAALPTDRFFFEGFLPAKEGARRTRLTELARIDATLVMFESGNRVQDTLADLSDIMGGRDAAICRELTKLHEEIKRAPIAELAKAADTLETRGEFVLVVGPPRADEGVMTQHDLDDLLRASLARDSVKDSVAHAVELSGRPRREVYARALELAKEVRGGDGED, from the coding sequence ATGCGCGCAAAACCCAGTTCCAACTACGGGTCTGACACCGAACCGGGTTCGGCCAACAGAACATTTTTAATTGGCGGCCACACCCTGCATGCCCCAAAACCGGTTCCCGCCCTCTATCTTGTGGCAACCCCGATCGGCAATCTCGGCGACATTACCTTGCGCGCGCTGGAGACACTGGCCGGCGTCGACATCATCGCCTGCGAGGACACCCGTATCACCCGCCGCCTGACCGAGCGCTATGCGATCTCGGCGGAGCTCAAGCCGTATCACGAGCACAACGCGGCGATGGCGCGGCCGAGAATCCTGGAAAAGCTGGCGCAGGGTGCCTCGATCGCGCTGGTGTCGGACGCCGGCACGCCCCTGATATCGGACCCCGGATTCAAGCTGGTGCGCGAGGTCTGTGCCGCCGGCCACGCCGTGATCGCGGTGCCGGGCGCTTCCTCGGTGCTGACGGCGCTTTCGGTCGCAGCACTCCCCACCGACCGGTTTTTCTTCGAGGGATTTTTGCCTGCCAAAGAAGGCGCGCGGCGGACGCGGCTCACGGAGCTTGCCCGCATCGACGCTACGCTCGTGATGTTCGAATCCGGCAACCGCGTGCAGGACACGTTGGCCGATCTTTCCGACATCATGGGCGGGCGCGACGCCGCGATCTGCCGTGAACTCACAAAACTGCACGAGGAAATCAAGCGTGCGCCCATCGCGGAGTTGGCGAAAGCCGCCGATACGCTGGAAACCCGCGGCGAGTTCGTGCTCGTGGTCGGCCCGCCGCGCGCCGACGAAGGGGTCATGACGCAGCACGATCTCGACGACCTGTTGCGTGCCTCGCTTGCGCGCGACAGCGTCAAGGACAGCGTGGCGCACGCGGTCGAACTTTCCGGGCGGCCGCGCCGCGAGGTCTACGCCCGCGCGCTGGAACTTGCCAAAGAAGTCAGAGGCGGCGATGGCGAAGACTGA
- the gshB gene encoding glutathione synthase: protein MKLNVAVQMDPIARINIRGDSTFALLLEAQKRGHSISYFTPDQLSLRGEELVAPVQKLTVRDEIGDHFTLGEPKREPMTNFDVILLRQEPPFDIAYITSTHLLERIHPKTLVVNDPASVRNAPEKMFVLNFPQLMPPTLISRDLDEINSFRDEHGAVVMKPLHGHGGAAVFRVMPQDMNFGSLFDMFSVTFREPWVIQRFLPEVKHGDKRIILVDGEFAGAVNRVPAPDDLRSNMVRGGAAQATDLSEREREICATLGPALRERGLLFVGIDVIDGNLTEINVTCPTGIRAIAKLGGPDIAARIWDTIEKKRGAK, encoded by the coding sequence ATGAAACTGAATGTCGCCGTCCAGATGGACCCCATCGCGCGTATCAACATTCGCGGCGATTCGACCTTCGCGCTGCTCCTGGAAGCGCAAAAGCGCGGCCACAGCATTTCCTATTTCACCCCGGACCAGCTTTCGCTGCGCGGCGAGGAGCTGGTGGCGCCGGTGCAAAAGCTCACCGTGCGCGACGAGATCGGCGACCATTTTACCCTCGGCGAACCCAAACGCGAGCCGATGACCAATTTCGACGTCATCCTGTTGCGGCAGGAGCCGCCGTTCGATATCGCCTACATCACCTCGACGCATTTGCTGGAACGAATCCATCCCAAGACGCTGGTCGTCAACGATCCGGCCAGCGTGCGCAACGCGCCGGAAAAGATGTTCGTGCTGAACTTTCCGCAGCTGATGCCGCCGACGCTGATCTCGCGCGACCTCGACGAAATCAATTCGTTCCGCGACGAGCACGGCGCCGTTGTCATGAAGCCGCTGCACGGCCATGGCGGCGCCGCGGTGTTTCGCGTGATGCCGCAGGACATGAATTTCGGCTCGCTGTTCGACATGTTCTCGGTCACCTTTCGCGAGCCCTGGGTGATCCAGCGCTTCCTGCCCGAGGTGAAGCACGGCGACAAGCGCATCATCCTGGTCGACGGCGAATTCGCCGGCGCCGTCAACCGTGTGCCGGCCCCCGATGACCTGCGCTCCAACATGGTCCGCGGCGGGGCCGCTCAAGCCACCGACCTCTCGGAGCGCGAACGCGAAATTTGCGCAACCCTCGGCCCCGCGCTGCGCGAGCGCGGATTGTTGTTCGTCGGCATCGACGTGATCGACGGCAATCTCACCGAGATCAACGTCACCTGCCCCACCGGCATCCGCGCGATTGCCAAGCTCGGCGGGCCGGATATCGCGGCAAGGATCTGGGATACCATCGAGAAGAAGCGCGGCGCAAAATAG